The genomic DNA CAATCGCTTcttgagtttcaaaatttaattgtAGGTCAAGAAGCTATGACTAAGCAAATGGGAGGAGTCTCAGAAAGGGTGGGGAGGAGCGCTCTACACCAGCAAAAGTAAGGGCAACTTCAAGCGACACATTGGCGGTGGATCTAAAAAAGATGGTGACAAGGTGAAAAGTTATCAAGAGAATTGAGGCCCTTGTCTAGGTGGTGCCCCAAAGAATCACAATGATAGTAGAAAGTTTGTTGGCAAATCTTACAACTATGGGAAGGTGGACCACATGGTAAAATATTGTTGGACCAAGAAAAAGCTTATTCAAAGTAATACTGCTACTTCCAGTTTTAAGAAGAATAGCAAAGATGATTGGGATACCGAAGCTTTGATTGTTATGGAGGAAAAATAATTAGCTTTTACAACAAAAATGATCGGATCATAGATTTAGGCTGCTCAAATCACATGACACGTGACAAAGAAAAGTTGTAAAACTTGCTTGAATACAAGGGAGCTCATATAGTGGTGACAATTGACAACTCAAGATTACCAATAACTCACATTCGTAATACAATAATTACGTCTTAATATAATTCTAACTAGGTGTTACTTCAAGATGTCTATCATGTCCCAGgaatgaagaagaatttgctATCTGTGGCTCAATTAATATTATCAGATCACTATGttctatttgatcctcataatgtAAAAACTTATCGAAACCTTAAAATCTTAGAAACACTGACAATGGAGGGGTAACAATTAGAGTCGATTTACATGATCTCAGCAGAGTTTGCATATATagacaagataaagaaaagtgaAACAACATATGCCTGACATATGTGGTTAAGATCATGTTAActattccaagttaaacatgacgATGGAAAGTTGATGCTTAAGGGGCTTCCTCAACTAGACATGCAAACATGCACGATATATACAGGATGCTAGTATGGTAAAGCACACCTATTAATCATATTAGGAGTCAAATTTTAAAGAAAAGGAACCATTAGAGTTAGTCCACTTTGATGTATTCAGGCCTATTAAACAACCATCATTTGGTGGTATGTAACACATGATGACAGTCATTGATAACTTCTCAAGGTAtgtatggattttatttatgaaaaaaaaatctgataCATTCTCAAAGTTTAAAGAGTTCAAGTAGTCAGTTGAAGAAGAATTGGGAAAGAAGGTATGTTATTTGTGCATAGACAACGGGGGAAAATATAGCTCAAGAGAGTTCTCTCAATACTTAGGAGAAAGTCGAATATACCATCAATACAAATGTGCCAACACACTACAACAGAATGGTGTAACGGAAAGAAAAAATCAACATCTTGTAGAAATTTATCGAGTATGCTTCATGACAAGAATATACCTGGACAATTTTGGACTAaagctgtcacgccccgggggtagtccctgtccaaagaaatttcggcagcatctcccctgtacaggtgacaatctgaaacttcctacaacaATCCAGATACCTCGGCTAACACGACCGGAACATATGTATAAATAATAAGCAACAACCGCATAGTATGATAGTAAACAAACCAAACTAAAACAACGATACGAAAATCATCTCAatattcctactcaactacacccataaagctcaaaacttatatcctactcaactacactcataaaacacaaatcaaatcaacttacttcttctgccgtccagacaggcatgtagcagaacatatccaaataaaacCCAATGATAATAAAGGAGCATAaaagatccaagtgccaaaaccagaacaagtctaaaacatgatctaataagaaaaccaaaagtccaaataaatatcctcgcgatctgcaggggaactagcgattggaactctccggacagcctcaacctaaaaatagaaataacaacggggtgagtcaactcctcagcgggtaactactaacatgcatagtaagaaaataaccaatagcaataattatgcgtacagtctcctgatataggaatgataaatgcaaactgaaatatatagaagaaaaactgtactaactaggacctggTATAAGGATAACAAGGGCGTCAGAcccagagtatcataaatcctgtatgcatgtcaaacatatgcatccaccaaatatgcatcatataagtgcaacaaacacaagcaataaatgcatcaatgtgtatgatgccaatgacatatcctggtcacccctactgccagtcagccatctcacacacgatggtgagaccgagtgggtagggctgtgacaaccgtgcattctgccatcactgctcctaatgagtgaccgagtggacgagatgctgtcggagtacacctatcctccttccccaaatcataagtgggggagcacaatgctctcatctccctgagccagtccagaggaggggtCCCTGTCCTGTTACAatgctacgtcacactacccatgagtggaccaacggagcccttgacagagctgcaacacaccctgcctgatagaaaccactaactcatgagtgattgtgtgtacagatccatgtaactgacgatgtgctcaataataatggagcaaacaatcgcacaacatgaaATCATACGAGATGAtgtatgacactaagcatgggaatatcctgatcctatccatctctaccaaaatgtgtaccaaaagacatatggatcaaataatatggtctaggtacacaggtcaaataaggtataaaaacctagatcttgaacataataaggcatggttatatcactacctatataagcatataaaatcaggtgggttctaacatggaatgcataacaagtaagcaaaagcaagcatgtaacaggtatcccgTAGTGACAAACCaatgcagataagaaacataattattactacttgttaaaaactactatgcatatcaaatgacatatctaaaaagatgagtcaaggtacccgcctccaatagaaaggtccaatctggtccaaatccgacgtcgagatgttcgtctcgcgtcaaagtcccgtgtcaccaatatatatacatttttatttagctacaactcaaatcaatagctaaataaaaatccttaagaatcCAACCCTAATTTCATTTACATATAAACAACTAATTATGTAATTCATTTCCTACACTTACCTAAATTCACATCGCTGTTGAAGTTAGCAAAGATCTTTACCTAACTTTCCTCTTCCTCGGTGATGGCAGCAGATCCAATCAGATGTTGATGGTGGCACTAGGTCAAGTTGCTGCCTAACTTGTAGACGACACTATCCAGAACCCACTGCTAGGCATCCTTCACCATTAGACCATACCTATAATGATATCAAAACACAAGCCTCTGTGAATCTAGAACCCAAAGGTAAACAAACTTACCCAACCGGCAGTTTCCCTCTCTGGCAAAAATTGGTACAGTGAAGAGAGGCTAGGGCTAACAGGATCTAGTGCAGTGAAGAGAGGAGGCGTCGACGATCGTGGTGGTGGCAACGAAGGATCAAGGAAAGCAGGTGACTGCGGCAGTGGAAACTGGGCCACGGTGCGGCGCTCGGGCGACTATGACTAGGGCACAACAAGACCGGCAACACCACTGCTCCGGCGAGGGGTAGCGCAGTGTGGATGCCGATCAGCGCAAGGAGGAGACGGCGTGATCGGAATCTAGGGAGAGGTTCGAGCGTCATCGGCGCTTGGGCAAGGAACTCGGCGTCGGGCGATGTAGAGAAATCAGGAGAGAAGGAAGATCAGCGCTGCTCAGTgtcgggagaaggagaggaagtgaCGCGAGGGAGGGCAGCGCTGGTTTGGGAGGAGTGGTAAGGGCGTGAGAGGAGAAACAGCTCGGTGAGGAGGTTGGGGCACGAGCACGCGGGAGGAGAAAacggaggaaagaaaaagaaatagaaaaagaaaaagaaataaaagaaaaggaaaaatttgacTTTTCCttgttaaaacggggtagcctaaataggctttcccggggtccagtttttatccccgtaatcgAAGTTATACGGTctctgaaaattctaaaaaaatttctaaaaatttcagaaaaatcccttatgcttatttgctctttttcggtattttacattcttctccactaataaaaatttggtcctcgaattttcgttatctaccatcagcaagtactaacaacagataaagaatataaatgctgaacgataaatttaacccacatacctcaagtgaaaaggtgggggtatcgagctttGATCGTATCCTTAAGCTCCCAGGtggcctcctcgtctgaatgatgttgccatccgactttaaccagtcggatagtcttgtttcgcaGCCGACGCTCTTTCTGGTTCTAAAtccgtatcggaacctcctcgtaggtagcgTCAGGCTGAAGGGGAACTGGTATATCAGATAGTACATATGCTAGGTtggctatgtatctcctcagcatagacacgtgGAATATGTTATGAACGCTTACCAGGGACGATGGTAGTGCCAGATGATAAgttaccgctccaatcctctccaagatctggaaaggtctaatgtagcgcggagctagcttacctctgaggccaaatctcttcacccctttcgtgggtgagactcatAGAAAAACATGgttgccagtagagaactccaggggtctccgtcttcgatcagtataactcttctggcggtcctgcgcctctgacatcctccgtctgatagtacgaaccaactctgcctcctgctgagctctatgaggccctagcaactgggcctccccaacctcatcccagagggtgggtgtccgacaaggcctaccatacaacgcttcaaacggtgccatctggatagctgaatgaaagctattgttgtaggcaaactctaccaatggcaaatggtcctcccaactgtctccgaaatccaatacacaagatctcagcaagtcctctagagttcgaatgtccgctctgactgtccatccatctgcagatggaaagctgtactgaaacggagctgagtacccaaagcctgctgcagactctgccagaatcgggacatgaaccgagggtctctatccgaaataatactcaaaggaacaccatgtaatctgatgatctctcgacaacaCAGATCTGTCAATCAATCCAGGATTCAGTCttctggatcgctaagaagtacgtcgatttggttaatcgatcaatgattacccaaatcgcatcatggcctcatcgtgtcctaggtaaactcaccacaaaatccatagtaatgtgatcccatttccactctggaatcggaATCCTCTGTAGTAATCCGGAAGGTCTTTGGTGCTCCGCCTTTACCTGccgacagacaagacatctagctatgaaTTCCGTGATGTCTTTTTTCATACTGTTCCACCAGTAGAAACGCCTCAAATCTTTATACATGCGGGTTCCGCCTGGGTGGAtaacaaatcgagagcgatgagcctcctgaagtagctcctataagaccgggtgagactgaggtacgcataatcggtctcggaaatatataataccctcctcatctcgggtgaactcggtctgctgctcagaagctatctggctgccaatgaactggaaatgctgatcaccagcctgggtctctcggatcctcgtcctgatcgacgactaagcaaccatggtaacaagaataccctgctctatttgtccctgctcctgaaggcccaacacagagaaaccctgaataaagtccgtgactgaagctcggtggcaagccaaagtccctctggacttcctactgagtgcatcggcaaccacattagctttcctcggatggtagctaatagtacagtcataatccttcaggaacttcatccatctcctctgtcggagattgagttccttctgagtaaacaggtatttgagactcttatgattagtgagaatatcaaatgtaataccgtacaagtgatgccgccaaatcttcagagcAAATACAATGGCGGCTAACTctagatcatgtactgggtagttcttctcatgctccttcaattaACGAGAGCAAATatcctgccgtgctgcatcaggacagcgcctaaaccctgaagagatgcgtcggtgtagagcacaaatccgtcctctctggagggtaaaaccaaaacccagccgacactaatctccgcttcagctcctggaagctggtctcacaatcttctatccaagtgaacttcatgcctttcctggtcaggcatgtcagcggcatagcaatccgggagaaaccctcgacgaatcgtctgtaatatccagctagtcccagaaaactgtggatctcctgtactgatttcggctgctcccaactggcgACAAGCTCTAAATCATCTTTAAATTCGTCCAAGTCATCTCGATTGTGGAAGCTATCATCCTCCATGATAAAACTAAATCGTCCTTGGAACAAATTTTGAGTGTAGTCAAAGGGAAGAAAGTgacatttcattttcttcttcatcttctctcaATCTTTGATCTTGGCCTTGTCTTGTCAGTCTCATAAACATTACAAGTGCTCCCACTATGCTAATGCTAGACTTCTAAGTTTGAAGATAACCAGCTTCACCTTTATCCGATCCAGAACTTACTTATAGTTGAAGATCTGTTCTACTTTTTGATCCAATCAATAAAATTCTTTGTCTATGATGTATTAAAAAATTCGAGTAGACCAGCTCAAAGTATGAGGTCTCCATATAAATCAACTTGATCATGTGCCTCACAATTTTTATGAATTCACACCATTTCCACTAGGTGTTGGGATAAATCTATAACTCACCTCTGTAAATCCTCATTCTTCAATCATCTTTCACGGTATTCGATTTCCTCCATCGGAATCTACATACCGCGACCACAACAACCTTCCATTGGTTCTGatccgctctgatactaattgacgTCGATTATTCCGCAGGCTAATGAGAAGGAAGATTGGAGGAGAAGACaagaatataattataaaaaaaacttcATTTAGAATAGAGGATTATTTCCTCAAATAGCTAAATACATAaaggaaataaatttaaatatatagacTATAATTCTTATTGGtaaagaaaggaaaataaatttaaaaaaaaaactaaaaaaaatattaatagacccataatcctaaaatttttaaacgaataaaaataaaaaaatataaaatagaaaataccacaaataccttaaatataaaaaagtaaaaattaccaaaaataataataataaaaatctacatCAGCTAACTATCATATACGATTCGCTTATATTTTAATATGTTTTGATACATCAAAGTGGTTCGAATTAAATCATCTTAAGCGCCTTCTTATGCATAAAATTTAAAATGGTCCAATGAattgaaaagtttttaattttaggtGGACATTTTATTCAACTTTTTTACGATAATTCATTAATCAAAGCTATATTCAATAAAGACAAAGTAATTTATTTTTTCATGATTAAATGAAGTAAACTATATATAGTCCTTAGAATTTATTATGTCATTTTTCCAATTTCATGTCTACCAATAACAACTTGATGCTTTTCTATTCTCTGTCAGATCTGTCAAAGATATCCCAACTATTTGATGCATTTACATACGCTATGCAACAACTAATCAGTGTATTTTCATACACTAATATCTTGTTGAACCAAAGGTTTAATTTGGTTGTGTAGAGCAGCTGACTATGAGGTTTGGTCACAAGTAATGAACAATTTTCCTTTCTTTAAGTTAATAATAACAGTACACTCCAACATCAAGAAACATATGCAGAAACAACTCTTTTTGTTTAGTCCATACAAAAGGCACTAAAACAAACCTCTCGGTTGGTTGGTGAACTGGTGCAAGAACTGCTGTATTTTGTATAATGGCCAATAGCCCGGGACATTAGTGGCCGAATGCCTAGTCCACAACCAGACTACCTACCACCAAAGTAGTAAATTGTTTTGTCCAAGATTCGACACGAACCCAAAGTCAATCAAATTTCTGCAATTCCCACATCTGTTGACCTACCAAGGGAAGATAACTCGTCGATCAAGCAACTGAGGTAAGAGTGGTTGTGGATCAGTGCATGGCCTCTCTTTTTATATAGACACCCTGCAAAACTTGGCTAGCTAGCTAGCTCTCGTGACATTTTCCTAGCATGGTTCCTGCTCTGATCTCCTCCTACATGCCGAAGCTCCCCTACAGCAACCTCGAATGGGGTGTGATCCAGAAGAAGGTCGGCCCTTTCTTGTGGCTCATGGTGATCTCCACCATCCTCGTCCTCTTCGTCATGGATTCCTCAACTAGATTCAGCAGTAGTGTTGCGGTCAGTCATAGCGGAGGCCTAAAACAAGGCAGTGCTAGATCTCTGCCTGCTAATGACACCGATGCCACCTCCCCTGAGCTCTCTTCTGGTAATTAATTAACCGATTTACGGCGCTTTGTGATCGAATTGAATGTTGCAGAATTATAATGGATGATGATGTTCTCTGTTTACTCTGTGAAGGTGACATCGGAGAGGTGTGTGACATATCGGAAGGTAAGTGGGTGGAAGAGCCCCGAGGCTCAATATACACCAACACCACATGCCCAACGATGCCGGATATAAAAAACTGCGGCAAGTATGGCAAGGATCAGAGCTACGTCTACTGGAGATGGCAACCCAAGGGCTGCGTCATACCGCGGTTCGAGCCGGAGACATTTTTGGGCATGGTCAGGGGGAAGAAGATGGCCGTCATCGGCGATTCGCTGGCTCGAGATCACGTTGAATCTCTGCTGTGTCTCTTGTCCCAGGTAATGAGCAATTAATCTCCGGAATTTCCAAACATATTCTAATTCATCCAAATCCATTGCAGGCAGAGATTCCAAGCATCGCTTTCAGGGATGAAATCGACAAATGCGTGACGTGGAACTTCCCGGAGCACAATTTCACCCTCATGGTGTTGTGGACGGAGTACATTGTGGAGACGATACCCAGGATCGAAAATGGAACAGTAGCTTCATATGAAATCCACTTGGACAAGGCGAGCAGGAATTGGACAGAGAAGCTTCCTGGCGTGGACTATGCTATTCTCTCGGGTGGCAACTGGTTCTTCAGAGCAGTCCACTTGTATGAAGGAGGGAAGCTCATTGGCTGTATAAACTGCTGGGAGCAAAACTTAACTCGTTATGAAGTTACTTATGCCATCAGAAGGGTGGTCAGAACAGGGCTCCACTTCATAAGCACATGCAAGGAGTGTGAAGGGCTGACCACCTTCTTGAGGACCTACACACCTTCACACTTTCAGAACGGGTCATGGTTCGACGGAGGGTACTGCAACAGGACTAGTCCCTTGGATGAGAGCCAGATAAGGCTGACTGATGTTGCATGGGAGATTAGGAACATACAAAGGGAAGAAATTGCAAGAGTGAGAGAGAATCACAGGGGAGGCAAGGTCAAGTTTGGGGTGCTTGATATCACAAAAGCTATCATGATGAGGGCTGATGGTCATCCTGAGGGACATTGGACGAAGAGAGCTGAGGGAAGAGCGAATGACTGCTTGCATTGGTGCTTGCCGGGGCCTGTTGACATGTGGAGTGATGTGTTGCTAGCAACTCTCATGAAGAATTCTTTATCCTGATCATTGAATTCTTTATCGATCATTTTTGTGTTAAACGCTCAGGGATGCCCACAGAATTGTTTTGCCAACTCTTAAACTTGAGCCATGCATATCAAATTTGAAAGGCAACAGTGGCAAAAGAAGCCTGTTGGATCATTAATCCAACATTGGATTTATATGTGAAATAATTATGTATTATGGGTTGTCATGTTCGGTTAAACCTAATTAAAGATGATCAATTAAGATTTTAAATATTTGAGTTTTAATGTATCTAATAGAGTATGATGGGATAATTTCTATTTTAATGAcgaactaaaataaaaaaatatcaaaagattAATAATCCTACTTGATTAACACATACAATTAATTGTCATTAGGAACTAAACCttaattaagtgatctaatactTGTAACATGAAGGGGGTTTAGATTATTAGATATGGATTCAATAACTCAGTTCATTAAGATTAATGGACCGTCACTGATGTATGAACTTTATGTGGATGGTTCCTATAGGATGGATTTGATATATAAGGAAAGAAACTTTTCCAATTAGGGCATCTTCTTGAATCAAGAGGCTTTgagagcttcttcttccttgactcTTTCCCCATTGAGACCAAGATTCGGATTGTCGCCTATTCCTATAGAAAATCATTGTGCGCTTGCAAGAACTTCCGTGACAAAAAAGATCAATGACTAATACGATGGACTCAAGTTAGACCATTGATTTGCTGTTGTTTCGGTTTCTATCAAATATAGTCTTATGGATGATGATAACTAGATCCATAGATGCATCCTTTAGTTCATTTTTGATGCATCTATATTGCGTTCATTACTATGTTCTTGTTCTTGTTGTTACAACAAATCCTTCTTAGTTGCTTTTACTATCGACATAATCTCTTAGGGTAAAATCCAAACCACTTCACAATAAACTTCTAGCTAATTTAATCCTTCCATTTATTTATTCATCCATATCCATTGTTAATTATCATATTGTGAAAAATGCTACAGATATCATTCCGTAGGAGAGTATAACAAATGCATGAAACCTCATCATTGttatttagatttgtaagaattttGCCTACTTTGATATTGTGGATCTACATAATCACAGAAGGATATTATTGACATGCATCCAAAACATTAAGCTCGCATAGGCTTTTTTATTGTTTGTAGTAACTGGGGAAAAAACTTGAAATGCTTCATCGGATGCTTATCATACAAATAATTCCTCTGGGTTCTTTGACAATTACTTTATACTCTCATATTGGCACAAATAATGAGTTGAAGTTCCTTCACGCACTCTGCCATTGACGGCCTTCCACTGCTTTCCAATCTAACACAGCGTGAAGCAAGATTTGCAAACATGGAAACAGAAACCATGGTACATGAGCCTTTAGCCACATCAGGATC from Zingiber officinale cultivar Zhangliang chromosome 4A, Zo_v1.1, whole genome shotgun sequence includes the following:
- the LOC121973035 gene encoding protein ALTERED XYLOGLUCAN 4-like, producing the protein MVPALISSYMPKLPYSNLEWGVIQKKVGPFLWLMVISTILVLFVMDSSTRFSSSVAVSHSGGLKQGSARSLPANDTDATSPELSSGDIGEVCDISEGKWVEEPRGSIYTNTTCPTMPDIKNCGKYGKDQSYVYWRWQPKGCVIPRFEPETFLGMVRGKKMAVIGDSLARDHVESLLCLLSQAEIPSIAFRDEIDKCVTWNFPEHNFTLMVLWTEYIVETIPRIENGTVASYEIHLDKASRNWTEKLPGVDYAILSGGNWFFRAVHLYEGGKLIGCINCWEQNLTRYEVTYAIRRVVRTGLHFISTCKECEGLTTFLRTYTPSHFQNGSWFDGGYCNRTSPLDESQIRLTDVAWEIRNIQREEIARVRENHRGGKVKFGVLDITKAIMMRADGHPEGHWTKRAEGRANDCLHWCLPGPVDMWSDVLLATLMKNSLS